TGTTGGGGTGCTCGGTGGGCATGGCCGGAGCGATAGCGCCTGCTGCTAGTCCAAGTAGAGATGTTGCATCAATTGGCAGATCACGTCGCGCTTGCGGATGGTCGCGCTGAAGGTGGACGGCGAGGAGCGCAAGCGCGCGTTTGCGGCAATTTTGATGGTGCAGTAGATTGGTTTGGCTCGGGTTGAGGGCCGTAAACAGTAAACCGTAGACAGTGTGGCAAAGAAATTTCTTTTGTGGCTTCATGATAGAGCGGTGCCGCTCCAAAGAGGGGCGTGGGTCACGCAAAATCCTCTCAGTGTTTTCCAAATGATAGAAAATTCCTTAGCAGTTGAGTTTAAAACAAAAAACAAATATACAACGTTGGGTGGGTTGGCTCTGAGTTTGCAACACCAAGGGGAGGTGCAATGCCTAGGAAGTGTTTCTACAGTTTTCACTACGCCGAGGATAACTGGCGAGTTGCGAAGGTAAAAAACATCGGTGCAGTGGAGGGGCAGCCGATCGTCTCTGGAAACGAATTCGAGGCGATTAAAGCAAAAGGGGATAATGCAGTCAAAAGTTGGATTAACGAAAACATGGTTGGGAGGAGCACCGTTATTGTGCTCATCGGCGCAAATACGGCCGGTCGTAAGTGGGTAGACTATGAAATCGAGTACGCGTGGAGTCAGAAGAAGGCATTGCTGGGAATCCACATCCACAAGTTACTCGACAGCGACGAAAACCCAACAGCTAAAGGGAAAGACCCGTTTGCTAAATGGACAATTGGGCAGCAAAAGACGCCAATGTCGAACTTCGCAAAAGTGTACGATCCAGTTGGGGCTGACAGCAAATCTGTTTATGCTTCAATCTCAGACAACATTGAAAACTGGATAGAGGAGGCTATTCGCTTAAGGGGTTAGGAAGCAGTTCACGGCGAAAAAGGCTTGCAAAAGATATTTCGTTCTCCCATGCAGGGGGGTAGTTTCCCTCGAAATATTCCATGCGCGCTGCGGCACCAGTCGTTGGCAATGGCAGTATTTTTGCGTGTGGATAGAGCTGCTTGAACATCGTAGCCTCGTCTTTAATGCCTTCCATGCCTCCGACGAGCACTGCAGCGTCAAAATTTCTACTTTGTAGCATTCGTTCTCGCATCAAGGCCAAGTTCTCAGCGACCCCACCCGGTATTCTCTCAATGTAACGAATGTCAGCAAAGTCGTTGTTCTCACGTGGCATCTCCCCTCTAAAAAAGTCGCTTTGATAGATAGTGATACGATCTCGGTCGAGCTTCGCACTTCGTGCGTAAAGGGACATCAGTGGCGTTATTGCTGGATGGCCGCCAAAGGTGACGCGCCCCCTCGGGAGAACAGCTTCTACGAGCGCTCTGATGGCTTCTCGTATTAAAAATACATCTGCCGTCTCGAAGTAGAGACGATTGCGCTCGGGAAGTGGAACGCTAGCCGAGAGGAAGACCTCAATCATCTCACAAACTCCTTCAGGGCCTGAGGGATATCAGCAACTGATATTGTGCGTATCGGCAGGTGCCCATCCAGCCATTTCAGATGCGTAAGCCAGTCTTTGTGAAGTCCGCGGCTGTCGTACACTGCCCATATGGGAACATCAGGAGAATTAATGGATGAGATCGATTCAAAAATTGTGTTGATGCGATCAGAAGTAGGTCGCCCGATAGTCGGTACAGCCGCAAGTGTTTTTTTGTTGGCAAGCTCCACTGAAATCCAACGCTCAGGCTGAACAGACGGATTGAAGCGAAGATCCCGAGCCGCGTCACAAAAATTGTCCACCAGGTGCGCGTGCCTCAGCGCCATGGCTTTCGCTCGTAGTTCCTCAGCTAGATTACAGATTTGATCTACGGCTTTCTTAGTAATTGTTCCCCCTCGGCCAGGAGACGGGCCGCTAAAATCTGTCACTTGGAGCTTTACGAAATGGCTAAACGCGTATTTAGCGTCTTCAGTCTGACCTGGCCATAGAAGATGAAGGGTCTGAATCCCTAGCAAATTTGCTTGCGCTAATTCGGCGCTAGTCCATCGACCTTCCCGAAAGCCTGGCGTATCGATGAGAACAATTACATCTACATCAGACATTCTATGCCAAAGTTCTGCCTGGAAATCGACAGCCGGCGGGACTGAACGCACGTCGATGAATACATCGAAACCACGTTTATCTAAGTCTTCATAGAGTTTGTCGGCGAGAGGTTGAGATCCCTTCCGCCGATAACTTATAAACACGCCTCGCTCCTTGCGCAAAAGGCGAAATGTTTCAAATATCAATGAGGTAAGCCGTGCAATCCCAGCGCCGCTGGCGGAGCATTCAATCACGTTGATATGGGTTAGCTCACTCGGTATCTCGTCGGTTACCTTTGTTTTGTCGCTTACAACTGGAGCAACAATAATCGAATCCTCTAGAATTTTGTCCAATATATGTGGCACGCCTCTCAAGGTGTTGCCAAAGTAGATCCCAATTGCAGGTAGCTT
This DNA window, taken from Peteryoungia algae, encodes the following:
- a CDS encoding TIR domain-containing protein codes for the protein MPRKCFYSFHYAEDNWRVAKVKNIGAVEGQPIVSGNEFEAIKAKGDNAVKSWINENMVGRSTVIVLIGANTAGRKWVDYEIEYAWSQKKALLGIHIHKLLDSDENPTAKGKDPFAKWTIGQQKTPMSNFAKVYDPVGADSKSVYASISDNIENWIEEAIRLRG
- a CDS encoding toll/interleukin-1 receptor domain-containing protein, which codes for MSVYSYQVITMGAHDDRLTALKVSVEKRATDLGINPRTIAFVDCITDYDRKLPAIGIYFGNTLRGVPHILDKILEDSIIVAPVVSDKTKVTDEIPSELTHINVIECSASGAGIARLTSLIFETFRLLRKERGVFISYRRKGSQPLADKLYEDLDKRGFDVFIDVRSVPPAVDFQAELWHRMSDVDVIVLIDTPGFREGRWTSAELAQANLLGIQTLHLLWPGQTEDAKYAFSHFVKLQVTDFSGPSPGRGGTITKKAVDQICNLAEELRAKAMALRHAHLVDNFCDAARDLRFNPSVQPERWISVELANKKTLAAVPTIGRPTSDRINTIFESISSINSPDVPIWAVYDSRGLHKDWLTHLKWLDGHLPIRTISVADIPQALKEFVR